From the Exiguobacterium aurantiacum genome, one window contains:
- a CDS encoding GGDEF domain-containing protein, whose translation MGTAYEERRGTLYNYRITFYGNALAWLIHVVFLITFWQLGVTVLAWSNLLSILYYTLSFYFVHKRYYRAFFVGLFIEVVYNAIISTVVLGWGANVHYFIIMVAYGVFFMPNVSRSIRVASTILAMTIYGFLYMNVTTGTQPLTPSFEQILGLFCLLSTIALIAGLSFVFEGSVVEVTSELERTNERLHTLASRDGLTGLYNRTTGYRLVEDEIREAVIKGRPYAVALGDIDHFKAFNEQHGHDCGDLVLKQVASALARTDGITIRWGGEEFLIFLTDQSAAEATETVDRLRQRIKALETIYDGRRLSVTMTFGVMTRTGFEAVDTLVKEADDRLRAGKQEGKDRIVASIHQ comes from the coding sequence GTGGGAACTGCCTATGAGGAACGTCGCGGTACACTATATAATTATCGCATCACTTTTTATGGGAACGCGCTCGCTTGGCTCATCCACGTCGTGTTCTTGATCACGTTTTGGCAACTCGGCGTCACGGTACTCGCCTGGTCGAATTTACTCAGCATTCTGTATTACACGCTATCCTTTTATTTTGTACATAAACGATATTATCGGGCGTTCTTCGTCGGTCTGTTCATCGAGGTCGTCTATAACGCCATCATCTCGACGGTCGTGCTCGGTTGGGGTGCGAACGTTCACTACTTCATCATCATGGTCGCCTATGGCGTGTTCTTCATGCCGAACGTCAGTCGGTCCATCCGGGTAGCCTCGACGATACTCGCCATGACCATCTACGGTTTTCTATATATGAATGTGACGACAGGGACGCAACCGCTCACACCGTCCTTCGAGCAAATATTGGGCCTCTTTTGTCTCTTGTCGACAATCGCCTTGATCGCCGGGCTGTCATTCGTCTTCGAAGGGTCCGTCGTTGAGGTGACGTCCGAGCTCGAGCGGACGAACGAACGGTTGCACACGCTCGCATCACGAGATGGACTGACCGGTTTGTATAATCGGACGACCGGTTACCGGTTGGTCGAAGACGAGATTCGCGAGGCTGTCATCAAAGGACGGCCATATGCCGTCGCCCTAGGGGACATCGACCACTTCAAGGCGTTCAACGAGCAACACGGCCACGATTGCGGCGACCTCGTGCTCAAACAAGTCGCTTCCGCGCTTGCCCGAACCGACGGGATTACCATCCGTTGGGGCGGCGAGGAGTTCCTCATCTTCTTGACGGACCAGTCCGCAGCCGAGGCCACGGAGACGGTTGACCGCTTGCGGCAACGCATTAAAGCACTCGAGACGATTTATGACGGCCGTCGGCTCAGCGTCACGATGACGTTCGGTGTCATGACACGGACCGGATTCGAGGCCGTCGACACGCTCGTCAAAGAGGCGGACGACCGGCTCCGGGCCGGCAAACAGGAAGGCAAGGACCGGATCGTCGCGTCAATCCATCAGTAA
- a CDS encoding IS3 family transposase (programmed frameshift): MARSRHSIEQKLAALRMMEEETYTWKEIMEAHNVSENTLRVWKVKFDTGGIDALKESRTWRHYTKEQKIAAVRDYLDGATTVEVLSNHQISDGSVLRKWIKKYTSHSELTDSRKGMNRAMTKGRKTTFEERFEIVKYCLENGRNYQQTAEQYQVSYGQIYGWVKKYDTDGAEALLDRRGRTKPEDELSEEEKLKRRIRQMELENELLRADNLFPKKVRGDREEVVISQVRLQQRYIAIKELYEEEAISVVLLCRVAGISRAAYYKWLNRTIPVRQEENEKLLEDIRLLYDQANGTYGYRRITMTINRLRRQQSLSPFNEKRIYRLMHSHGIQSVIRRKRKRHKKSTPQHVAENLMNREFSASRPDEKWCTDVTEFKYGTGKKAYLSAIIDLYDGSIVAYRIGRSNNNGLVFQTMMPAIAGLRTGARPMIHSDRGFQYTSRGFKRMVEDAGMTRSMSRVGRCIDNAPIESFWGTLKVEMYYLREFQAYSELTRAIETYISFYNHDRFQKRLNGLSPVEYRSQAA, translated from the exons ATGGCGAGAAGTCGGCATTCGATCGAACAAAAACTGGCTGCGCTGCGCATGATGGAAGAAGAAACCTATACGTGGAAGGAAATCATGGAAGCGCATAACGTCTCTGAGAATACCCTCCGGGTGTGGAAAGTGAAATTCGATACCGGCGGGATCGACGCGTTGAAGGAATCGAGGACCTGGAGACATTACACCAAGGAACAAAAGATTGCCGCCGTCCGTGACTATCTCGATGGGGCCACCACGGTGGAAGTCCTCTCCAACCATCAAATCAGTGATGGATCTGTTCTTCGAAAATGGATTAAGAAGTATACTAGTCATAGCGAGTTAACAGATTCGAGAAAAGGGATGAATCGAGCTATGACAAAAGGAAGAAAAACTACATTCGAAGAGCGCTTCGAGATCGTGAAATACTGTTTGGAGAATGGACGCAACTACCAACAGACCGCGGAACAATATCAGGTGTCTTATGGGCAAATCTATGGCTGGGTCAAGAAGTATGACACGGACGGGGCAGAAGCGCTCCTGGACCGCCGTGGGCGTACGAAGCCAGAGGACGAACTAAGTGAAGAGGAGAAGCTGAAACGCCGGATCCGGCAAATGGAGCTTGAGAACGAACTTCTTCGTGCGGACAACCTGTTCC CTAAAAAAGTTAGAGGAGATCGAGAGGAGGTCGTGATCAGCCAGGTACGGCTACAGCAACGATATATCGCCATCAAAGAATTATACGAAGAGGAGGCCATCTCGGTCGTCCTCCTCTGTCGAGTCGCCGGCATCTCACGGGCGGCCTATTACAAATGGTTGAACCGCACCATACCGGTGCGTCAAGAAGAGAACGAGAAGCTTCTGGAGGACATTCGTCTACTCTATGACCAGGCGAACGGCACATACGGGTACCGTCGGATCACGATGACAATCAATCGGCTGCGCCGGCAACAGAGCCTGTCCCCATTCAATGAAAAGCGAATCTATCGCTTGATGCATAGCCATGGGATCCAATCGGTCATCCGCCGGAAGCGGAAGAGACATAAGAAGTCAACGCCGCAACATGTGGCCGAAAACCTGATGAACCGAGAATTCAGTGCGTCCCGCCCGGACGAGAAATGGTGCACCGACGTCACCGAGTTCAAGTATGGGACCGGGAAGAAGGCGTATCTGAGCGCGATCATCGACCTGTATGACGGCTCGATCGTCGCCTACCGCATCGGAAGGTCCAACAACAACGGGCTCGTCTTCCAGACGATGATGCCAGCCATCGCGGGGCTCCGTACAGGAGCACGTCCGATGATCCATAGCGACCGAGGGTTCCAATATACCTCAAGAGGGTTCAAACGGATGGTAGAAGACGCGGGAATGACCCGCAGCATGTCCCGGGTCGGGCGTTGCATCGACAACGCCCCGATCGAGAGCTTTTGGGGCACCTTGAAAGTGGAGATGTACTACTTGCGTGAGTTCCAGGCCTATAGCGAACTCACGAGGGCCATCGAGACCTACATATCGTTCTACAACCACGATCGTTTCCAGAAACGACTAAACGGCTTGAGCCCTGTCGAATACAGGTCTCAAGCCGCCTAG
- a CDS encoding tyrosine-type recombinase/integrase — protein MSIFRQLGQSPAKVTTKRFNLSGYERMPSFIQRFLNHLAAKHYSEQTAQRYLYDFLDFFRWVEAASASEVDPSSVEIDSFVEFDHAGAEAYATYLALELDNAPSVINRKLSSMQSLFNHLIETGVTAHNPFQAVERPKRAKRNPVYLTEQEWLDFSTLVRSNVGMSDREASWYERNRDRDFLMIQLLGLTGMRVSELVGLDWNDIDRESGTIRVIGKGNKERVIPIASPLDPLLDAYRCGGSGPLFHSERGKRISVRTVQHTLKGHIDRLKPYLPFLTHKQVTPHKLRHTFASRLAMSGIDVLTIQQLLGHESVATTQVYAHIGDEKKKQAMIGLR, from the coding sequence TTGAGTATTTTTCGCCAACTCGGACAATCACCGGCCAAGGTCACGACGAAACGCTTTAACTTGAGCGGCTACGAGCGCATGCCGAGCTTCATCCAGCGTTTCCTGAACCATCTGGCCGCCAAACACTATTCGGAACAGACCGCGCAGCGCTATCTGTACGACTTTTTAGACTTTTTCCGCTGGGTCGAAGCCGCCAGCGCATCCGAGGTCGACCCGTCGTCGGTCGAGATTGACTCGTTCGTCGAGTTCGACCACGCGGGCGCCGAGGCGTATGCGACGTATCTCGCCCTCGAGCTCGATAACGCACCGAGCGTGATCAACCGCAAATTGTCGTCGATGCAATCGCTGTTCAACCATTTGATCGAGACGGGCGTGACGGCCCATAACCCGTTCCAGGCAGTCGAACGGCCGAAGCGTGCCAAACGTAACCCGGTCTATTTGACGGAGCAGGAATGGCTCGACTTCTCAACGCTCGTCCGTAGCAACGTCGGTATGTCCGACCGCGAGGCGAGCTGGTACGAGCGCAACCGGGACCGCGATTTTTTGATGATTCAACTGCTCGGGTTGACCGGGATGCGCGTCTCGGAACTCGTCGGTCTCGATTGGAACGATATCGACCGCGAGAGTGGGACGATTCGGGTCATCGGGAAAGGTAACAAGGAACGGGTCATCCCGATCGCCTCCCCGCTCGATCCGCTCCTCGACGCCTATCGATGTGGCGGGTCAGGTCCGCTGTTCCACTCGGAGCGAGGCAAGCGCATCTCGGTGCGGACGGTGCAACACACGTTGAAGGGGCACATCGACCGCTTGAAACCGTATTTGCCGTTCTTGACGCATAAACAGGTCACGCCACATAAACTCCGACATACGTTCGCCTCGCGGCTCGCCATGAGCGGCATCGACGTGTTGACGATTCAACAGTTGCTCGGGCACGAATCGGTGGCGACGACACAAGTGTATGCCCATATCGGCGATGAGAAGAAAAAACAGGCCATGATAGGTTTACGATAA
- a CDS encoding methyl-accepting chemotaxis protein yields the protein MELTTTASLSSPDVLRALETNVAMIRFDRQRRVVDVNDLFAKAMKYKREEMIGMHHHLFCTPDFVSSPDYQAFWNKLFDGFSSADKIERIDARGDSIWLEATYMPIYEQDDVVGVVKIASDITSRQQTIEEYARSFRDMADNLDDRARRGMAESQQLKQTIERLDADSNQNLKMLANLQEQAAEITKIASTIKEIAAQTNLLSLNAAIEAARAGEHGLGFNVVATEVRNLSRLVERAVIEVRANTDGMNKELISIVEGVSRSSADIQESVRIMEQTLERFEHIEQSAESLNGTAERFTSAI from the coding sequence ATGGAACTGACAACAACCGCTAGTCTCTCATCCCCTGACGTGCTCCGCGCCCTCGAGACCAACGTGGCGATGATTCGATTCGACCGTCAACGACGCGTCGTCGATGTGAACGACCTCTTCGCCAAGGCGATGAAATATAAACGTGAAGAAATGATTGGGATGCACCATCACTTGTTCTGTACTCCGGATTTTGTCAGCAGCCCGGACTATCAAGCGTTTTGGAACAAACTGTTCGACGGCTTCAGCTCGGCTGACAAAATCGAGCGGATTGACGCCCGAGGTGACTCGATTTGGCTCGAGGCGACGTATATGCCGATTTATGAACAGGACGATGTCGTCGGTGTCGTCAAAATCGCCTCCGACATCACGAGTCGCCAACAGACGATTGAGGAGTATGCGCGCTCGTTCCGTGACATGGCCGATAACCTTGACGACCGGGCCCGTCGTGGTATGGCGGAGAGTCAACAGTTGAAGCAGACGATCGAACGGCTTGACGCGGACTCGAACCAGAACTTGAAGATGCTCGCGAACTTGCAGGAGCAGGCAGCCGAAATCACGAAAATCGCCAGTACGATCAAGGAGATTGCCGCCCAGACGAACCTGTTGTCGCTCAACGCCGCCATCGAGGCCGCGCGGGCAGGGGAGCACGGTCTAGGGTTCAACGTCGTCGCGACCGAGGTTCGTAACTTGTCACGTCTCGTCGAACGCGCCGTCATCGAAGTGCGTGCGAACACGGACGGGATGAACAAAGAGCTCATCTCGATCGTCGAAGGTGTCTCTCGTTCCAGTGCAGACATTCAAGAGAGTGTCCGCATCATGGAACAGACGCTCGAACGGTTTGAGCATATCGAACAGTCGGCCGAATCGTTAAACGGCACGGCCGAGCGGTTTACGTCCGCCATCTAA
- a CDS encoding M48 family metallopeptidase, with product MTVTVIRHKRRKRAAFFVTPDGIELRIPARLPNRVVETILTEHAGWIEDRLAALPKRDVIPADRLFLHGETFPLVKSNTETRFRFDSENFHCPATWDESSLRKAYEVWLRERALAYVIERSPHYERQLGVKASRIRIGHQKTRWGSCSSTGTISINVRLMLAPQDVMDYVIAHEWVHLVHFDHSKAFWSKLASVYPDVAGAMAWLKQHGHTLQIKKTN from the coding sequence ATGACCGTGACCGTCATCCGCCATAAACGCCGGAAACGAGCAGCCTTCTTCGTGACACCGGACGGGATCGAGCTGCGGATTCCGGCGCGGCTCCCGAACCGGGTCGTCGAGACAATATTAACGGAACATGCCGGCTGGATTGAAGATCGCCTCGCTGCACTACCTAAGCGTGACGTCATACCAGCCGACAGACTGTTTTTGCACGGAGAGACGTTTCCGCTCGTCAAAAGCAATACCGAGACAAGGTTCCGTTTCGACAGTGAAAACTTTCACTGTCCCGCTACGTGGGACGAGTCATCGCTTCGGAAAGCGTACGAGGTCTGGCTCCGCGAACGGGCCCTTGCCTATGTGATTGAAAGGTCCCCCCACTATGAACGACAGCTCGGCGTGAAGGCGAGCCGAATCCGAATCGGCCACCAAAAGACGCGCTGGGGGTCGTGCAGCTCGACCGGGACGATCTCGATCAACGTCCGGCTCATGCTCGCCCCGCAGGACGTCATGGACTATGTCATCGCCCACGAATGGGTCCATCTCGTCCATTTCGACCACTCGAAAGCGTTCTGGTCGAAGCTTGCGTCAGTGTATCCAGACGTCGCCGGCGCGATGGCCTGGTTGAAACAGCATGGCCATACGCTTCAAATCAAAAAAACCAATTGA
- a CDS encoding MalY/PatB family protein, which yields MKSILHQSLDRTGTDSVKWDGLDRWFHLKEDVLPLWVADIDIRTAPSISEALAARAATGEFGYTLFSRDAQAAVSSWYERRHKLKVDADHVLFSNGVVPGLTHIVEALTDEGDGVVIQSPVYPPFHELVTGLKRELLDAPLRQVDGRYEMDFDALETQMRKAKLFLLCSPHNPVGRVWTESELKQVVELARRHDVILVADEIHADLTYPSQRHTALNRLDDSVITVSAPSKAFNIAGLFASYIICPDDAMRKRIIQVQNKHHVLPTPFANTAIIAAYTDSRAERWLDQLTAELEEQATYLVNRFNEELPQLKTFLPEASYLLWIDFAALNLEPEARKKWLHEEVRLFLSPGRPFGESGQTFERINFGTSRAVLDEAFKRLTEHADGKAFV from the coding sequence ATGAAATCAATCTTACATCAATCGCTTGACCGGACGGGAACGGATTCGGTGAAATGGGACGGGCTCGACCGCTGGTTCCATTTGAAAGAGGACGTCTTGCCGCTCTGGGTCGCAGACATCGATATCCGCACGGCACCGTCCATCTCGGAGGCGCTCGCGGCACGAGCCGCGACAGGGGAGTTCGGGTATACGCTGTTCTCAAGAGACGCGCAGGCTGCCGTGAGCTCCTGGTATGAGCGCCGTCACAAGCTCAAGGTCGATGCCGATCACGTCCTGTTCTCGAACGGCGTCGTGCCTGGATTGACGCATATCGTCGAGGCGTTGACAGATGAAGGGGATGGGGTCGTCATTCAGTCGCCCGTCTATCCGCCATTTCATGAACTGGTCACTGGGTTAAAACGGGAGTTGCTCGACGCCCCGCTTCGTCAAGTCGATGGCCGCTACGAGATGGACTTTGATGCGCTCGAGACACAGATGCGCAAGGCGAAGCTGTTCTTGCTCTGCTCGCCGCATAACCCGGTCGGACGGGTATGGACCGAGTCCGAGCTGAAGCAAGTCGTCGAGCTGGCGCGTCGCCATGACGTCATCCTCGTCGCGGATGAGATTCATGCCGACTTGACCTATCCGTCACAGCGACACACCGCCCTCAACCGCCTTGATGACTCGGTCATCACGGTGAGTGCCCCATCGAAGGCGTTCAATATCGCGGGGCTGTTCGCATCGTACATCATCTGTCCGGACGACGCGATGCGAAAACGGATCATCCAAGTCCAAAATAAACACCATGTGCTGCCGACACCGTTCGCGAACACGGCCATCATCGCGGCCTATACGGATTCGCGGGCCGAGCGTTGGCTCGACCAGTTGACGGCCGAACTCGAGGAGCAGGCGACGTATCTCGTCAATCGGTTCAATGAGGAACTGCCTCAATTGAAGACGTTCCTGCCAGAGGCGAGTTATCTCCTGTGGATCGACTTCGCGGCGCTCAACCTAGAACCGGAAGCACGGAAGAAGTGGCTACATGAAGAGGTCCGTCTGTTCTTGTCGCCAGGTCGCCCGTTCGGCGAGTCGGGCCAGACGTTCGAACGGATTAATTTTGGGACGTCGCGCGCCGTTCTCGACGAGGCGTTCAAACGTCTTACGGAACATGCCGACGGAAAGGCGTTTGTATGA